One sulfur-oxidizing endosymbiont of Gigantopelta aegis genomic region harbors:
- a CDS encoding gluconate 2-dehydrogenase subunit 3 family protein — MDRRTFICRSGSTFASGAVAGALVSTPIPASAVVQAVISKKSTDLEQFSTAIDNFTEKDWLTIATVQNHLFPSEPDAPGSVEIKALSYLHDFLSNTQTAPETVQFILSGSRLLQVFTQQTFTPSNVSNAALFTDLSTEQREKLLRQFEQQPEGRRWLVNILNYVLEALLTDPVYGGNPDGIGWKWLEHTAGNPRPPANKRYWLL; from the coding sequence ATGGATAGAAGAACCTTTATATGCCGCAGTGGCAGTACGTTTGCATCGGGAGCGGTAGCAGGCGCATTAGTTTCCACCCCCATACCGGCTTCAGCAGTGGTACAAGCAGTTATCTCGAAAAAAAGCACTGACTTAGAACAATTCTCTACAGCCATTGATAACTTTACTGAAAAAGATTGGCTCACCATTGCTACGGTCCAGAACCATTTATTTCCTTCTGAGCCAGACGCGCCCGGCTCTGTAGAAATCAAAGCGCTGAGTTATTTGCATGATTTTTTAAGCAATACTCAAACCGCTCCTGAAACGGTGCAATTTATTTTATCTGGCAGCCGTTTATTACAAGTTTTCACTCAACAAACTTTCACTCCATCAAATGTTAGCAATGCAGCTCTTTTTACTGACTTATCCACTGAGCAAAGAGAAAAATTATTACGCCAATTTGAACAACAGCCTGAAGGCCGCCGTTGGTTGGTGAATATTTTAAATTACGTATTAGAAGCCTTATTAACCGATCCGGTTTACGGTGGCAATCCCGATGGCATTGGCTGGAAATGGCTGGAACATACTGCTGGCAATCCCCGCCCACCGGCCAATAAACGTTATTGGTTATTGTAA